The window AATTTAATagacaataaaaataataaggGGACTCTCTGCACCTGCGCTGGCTGCTGCAGTGATGCTACcgtgtgtttttgtccttcaAGTATGTAAAGTTATAATTAGCCTGCGTGCTGTTGTGTTCAGAACACAAAAGGCTCATCCCTTCCTCTTAAAAGAACGACCCTCAGACGGCCCTGATGGTGTGGCGCCTTGAGAGCTGGCCCGGTCTTCACCTTCCTCGCCGACCTCCGATCGGCGTACTCAGAGCCCAGCGCTGCTCCAGGAGCCAGAGCAGGACGCCCAATGAGAGCTGACCCACTGGCCCGGCAGATGGAGCTGGGAAAGTCACACCGACGCCCCTGGTATTCCCCGGGAACCTGGGTAAGAGGCCGGAGCCAAGACGCGCCTCACACGCAAACATGGCACCGAACAACAAACGGCACCTACTCACGCGAGCAAACACACAACCTGGCGCTACCACAGACAGCGTGACGGAGCTGGGAGCCAAGACGCCTACACATCGCTGGTAACACCTTAGCAACAAAGGTTTGGACTCACCGTGCCAGTTAGGAGTTCAAACAGGATGGCGCCCAAACTCCACCAATCACAGGCTGCAGTCTCCTCGCTGATCCCTCCCACTtctgaaacaaaagcaaaatacTGAATTCATCTGGAACTTTTAGAAGTTCCCGGTTAGAGACTGCAGATTTCTGGAAGTTAATAATCAAATGTAATTATTCATTTAGAGGTCCAACACCTCAATTCATACAAGTAGCTGAGCGATTAGACATTAAAAGCCTTTAAATTCACAACATTAATtactttgtttttcattgaagTGGCAAAAATCAGCCCAAAACGTGCACAAAACACGGACACAGTTACACACAggagcacacacaaacaagtgtGTGTCTCATAAAAGGCTGATTTGCATAATAAAAAAGCAGTTAAATTGAGAAAACCGTCTGCTGCAACTTCGCACCATCTGCATGACCtgacctcaaacacacacgcgcacacacacacattaagacACGTAAAGCAGGAACAAATGAGAACAAACACTGAAGCGGTTTGGTTCAGGTTGCTTTCCACCGCAAACGTCTTTCCTCTTTAACACTAACCTAATGCACGGTGGCTAGTCAGTCACAGAACATAAGACTGATACCAAATCtgacagaaaaatatttttaaaatttacaaatagctgtttcgagtcattaaaaataaaataaaataaagctgactactaaAATAACTACatacctcttcatcatcttttttacatatatgaaaaaaaaacctgctcaTTGCGAAGCTGTGTCTCAATTATGATTAACTTCGAATACACAAAATCTACACATCACACAGCTTCTGATCTGGAGCTTCGGAATAAAGTTCCTCTTTCAACTTCACGTTCTGCTCCACTCACATGAGGCGTGTTGGGACGCCACAGATTAAGAGAGACAAACCAACACTTTGCTAAAGTCAAGgtttatactgtgtgtgtgtgtgtgtgtgcgtgtgtgtgagagagctcTGCTGGGTACCAGATGGCCTCTTGTGCCGCTCAGCTCCCCTCTGCGCTGCTCTTGCTGGAGAGGGCCGGGGCCCAGGGTCACGGCTGTGTGTGCCCAGGGACCGGGCTCCTCAGCTGGCTGAACACAAGAGACAAAGACCCCTCATCTCCCAGAGGCCTGTGTGGCTCTCTTGCAGTTAAGGTTAGAGAGGGCTATGATACGCGCCGCGTGTCTGGTGTGTAGAGGCGCGCGCAGACACGCAAGTGTAAATACACGCACAGCCAACTGAGCAACCAGTCTTCAGGCCTCCCCAGGACCACTGTTTTGACAGCCAAGGAGAGAAGATTGTCATTGAACGGACTAGTGATACCTGCGCGTTTAAAAGCTGGAGGGGAGATACGCACACACAAGCGCGTCTCAGAGCAAGGTCGATGTCATCACAATGGATTAATGTCTGAGGAGCTGCGGGGAGAGTACAGTGGCGCTGGCTACACTTACCGCTCTGTCAGAGCGAGGCAGGGGgagcaggagacagaaagaggatgGGAAAGGAGAATTAACTGCAACCACAGGCCATGGGTCATTCAAGCccgcccccacctccctcccaaACCACTGTACCGATGTGTACAAATCCAACCACTCTTCTTGAACAgtgcgtttaaaaaaaaataatcacgaggattcaaagaaaacaaacgGATGCGGAGAAGTTCAGATAAAACAATGCATCGCGTTCACCTCGCGGCCTCTTCTTCCCTTTCCCCTCAGCcgagcagcccccccaccacgcATCGTATCTTATTCACAccccgtctcctctctcctggggACCACAAGGAACTTttgctcttctcctctttcaccGACTTCCCTAAAACCTTAACCGACAGTCATTGTTGGAGGAGGAAGTAAGCTGCGCTCAGGTAGGAAGTAAGGAGGcgaatgtgcgtgtgtgggacaagacacacacacacgtttcaaaCATGTGAGGTGACAGCTCGAACAAAAATGGGAACTAAAAATTATCACCCACAGATCTTCACGAGCAGATTAAAGTAAAAAGTTCCCGATAAGGAACAATGACTGTGATGCCAAagataaagaggaggaagaatacGGCGAATTTCCCATTTCTTACACGCTGGAGACAATCAATCATGGCCAGGCTTCCCTCTCTACAGTGAAATAAACAACCGCTCACCCTCTcagggtttctttttcttttccttacAAGAGAACAAACTATCAGACATCTGATGTTTATGGATTATAATGAAACGGTGAGAAAGTAAATAAGCAGAAGGGCAGAATAAATACAATAATACCCTGGTGCAGGATTTTCCAAGTCCACTCCCGTGTTATTTGGGTGTGAATGCGTGTGCTATAAAAAcatgtttctcttcttctctctctgtcacacacacacacacgcgcgcgcgcgcgcacacacacacacacacacacacacacacacacacacacacacacacacacacacacacacaggacagaccCCCTGCAAGCTTTCTGGCAAACATTCATAAATCTGTCATCAGGAATGAAGCCATCACTAGGGTTGACCCTGTCTGGATAAACTGCAATGCATAACAAGggcaggacagacacacactccctaacctccagtgtgtgtgtatgtgttctcAAAGACAGGAAGATAGGTGGGGAATGAGTGCAGAGTAAGTAAATGAAAGCTGGAAGAGCAAATCCCCTTTAAAATATGTGGAAATAAATTcagcattaataaataaataaaaatgggagGAAAGAAATACTGAAGAAGTTCAGCGGTGACTGAAAAGTATAAAAGTATAATGAACTGATGCGCTGGGGGATCCACAGCTCAGACATGGCATAATACACCCCCTATTGGTCACTTAACGGTATGACATTAACAACAGAACATTAATTCTAAAGTTATTTAAATTTTCTTTCACACCAGAGCTGAGCACTTCTCATTAAtgacagatttattttatttgtttctattATTTCACCTGCAGCTATTCAAAAATCTTGGAGGGgatgattttttaaaacaggCTAAATTGTTAAATAACCGAAAAACCTAAAATTGCTGTGCAGTCATGGGTCAGCTTCTCTCTCTACGTGCTTCTGTTTCCATCAGCCGGCTTTGAAACAAGCTGTTGCTAAGTAAATAAAAACGCACACTTTAGATATTAGATGGAGCAGTTGTTGCTTTCAGATTTATTACAACGGTGGAGTCCTGTATGGCCTGGCCACAAGGATTTGATTTAAATCTGAAGTGACCTTCTGGGCTCCAGAGAGGATGAACAGGAGTGATAACATGAGTGCGCGGGAGACTGAATGGGCGCGAGGCTCGGTATGTGAGCCGCAGCAACATTCTAAAGAATAGTCATTGCAAAACATCATGCAAAAGTGGCCGGTCGGAGCAGCATGAAGCAAACTGaaaacctgaaacacacattaCATGTTTAGAGGGATGCAGTAGACACACTCACGAACTCGGTTTCTTCGGGCAGCTTGTAATCAGCGTGCCAGAACTTCCACAAGCCCGCTGGCTCCGCGCGTCATGCTATGTGACACTTAACGTTGCGCAACAGCGCACTCTATGGTGCGATGCAGGAACTGCAACTTTTTTCCAGCTTGGCATAAACTAAACCCTGGTGCGAACACAAGCATGAACTTTTCCCATTTATCCTTATGATGTTAATGCTCTACATGGtaatttaaatgtgaaatcacACTGCAGTGATTCCATGACTATACTGGTCTATACATGTGAATCATTTGAAATAGGAAGTATCTTGTACAGTTTTACTGTTGCAGTAAAAAAGTGAACACTTTTTGCACTACTTGGGTGGTTCATGTTTGGCTATGAATGAGGGTTTTGTGACCATGGGAAAGTGGCCTAGTTATGGTCCTGCATGCCTACAAAAAATTAACCCCTTGCAAACCTCAACCCTCACAAACAtacgcacaaacacagaaggaaGTGCAAGTCAGAGAAGTTGCTTTTGTTGTTACGTGTGTAAAGGACTCACCTGGTGCACAATACATGTTGGAAATGGCTTCTCTGTCACAGGATTCCGCTACATCGACCCAGCTACAGAAGTACGTGAGCTGAACGTGACCTAAGGAGAAAGGAAAGGCGTCACTCACGTTGGCTCTTCTGAAGGCTGTTCATTTTCCAGATTTCCTTTCTGCTGCGCTACATCCCTCTGCAAGCTTTTCAGGGAAACAGCCCCTGCGATTACTCCTGTTTAGCAGCTACCCGTTAACGCCATCATTAGAACTAATGGTGTCATTAGGTAGCAGTGGCCATTAGCCTGGGCTAGTCAGACTGATGCACAACACTACACCCCTGATGGGCCCTTCAGAACAATAATTACCACCCGGCAGATGAAAACAGCCACTCAGGTAATTAGATGCTTGTTGATAACGAGGTAAAGAGATGACTGTGGGATGACAAAGGAAGTTTTAGGAGATTCTGTGACCAATGTGTCAACAGCAGTTGTCTCACCTTGGTGGTCAAGCAGAATGTTGTTGGGGTTCAGGTCTCTGCAGATGATGCCCTCCTGGTGCAGAGAGTCCAGGGCCGTCACCATCTCTGCAGCCCAGCACCTCACGAGCTCCTCCGGGATACGAGCCTGGGATGCGGCTAATGACAACTCATCCAGCTTTGCAAACAGCCGCGACACTTCTTTATCAAACTCGGAGCCTCCTGGACCACAGATAACTTTGGATGATTCGTCGTCGAGAGCAGATGAACTTTTAACCGCTGCGTGGGCCTCGGTGCCACTGGTGGAGGGGCTGAAGCTCGTGCTGTAACCGCAGGGGTGTGAAACCAGGCCAGTGTTTTCATTTGTACTGTCCTCATGATGCTCATTAAGCGAGTCAGTAACTGGGAGATCAATATCTTGGCACGCTGCAACAGAAATGATAGGTTTATAGGTTTCCTCATCCTTGAGTGCCACAGAGCAGTCGTCCAACATGGAGCTGATGGGAGAAGACGACGCAGCACTGGTGCCACAGGTTGCAGAGGCGGTATGTAAAGAcggcagctcctgctcctcttctggatGGATGAGAAGTTGTAGAACATCAGGCTGGATGAACCTCTGAGGGGAAGCTGTGGCCTCGAGTCCCAGAGTCACCCCAGGAGTCTCCAACTCCTCGTGTGGAGGATGCAAGGCTCCACTCGGCACGGGCAGGTTGACCAACAGGTCCGGGGGATGACCTTCATCCTCGACTGCTGCCTCTTTGAATGAGATGACTGGCACCGAGTCATTGGACCCCTTATCGCTACAGTCCAGACCCCAAAGCTCCCCGCTGTGGACCTCGACCTCCTGAGCCAGCTCCGGAGGGCCCTCAGTGACATCTGAGCCTAGGTCAGACGTTGAAAAGGTGGGGACAGACTTCTGAGAGAGGTGCTGCTCCCCGAAGTCGAGACAAGTCGCCTCGCTTGCGCTGTCTTTGCTATCGATACGGAAAAACTCCATGGGCGTGTGCTTGGACTGATCCAGCGTCAGTGGTTTGGCCGGGGAGGGAAGAGGACTGAAGACTTCAGTGTGATCTTGTCCATCATCACAATATTGCTCATGGCTGCTTTTAGACAACTCTGTAAAAAAGCCGAGTTCCTGAGAGCTGATGGGCGAAGAGAGGCTGTCGTTGCTGAGCAACGAACGGCTGCGGGAGGACGTCGTAGCGGTCCCAGTGGGGACGTCTAGAGACAGCATTTCCTGTTCACTTTTCTCATCCTGCTCTTCTAACACATCTGCATTCACTTTCTCCTGCCCGTACTCGTTGCAAAGTGCCAAATAACTGTTGGGGCACTCTTCCTCTGAGACAGCTCCCGAGTCCAACTCTTCGTTCAGCTGGGGAAGGAGTGCAGTTTTCTGGAGAGACGTGACGGCGCTCTGCTCTTGCTTTTGTAGCTCTGGGACTGAATCGGAACAGGGGCCGGGCCCAGAACCAGAAGAGACAGAGTCTACGTCCAGATGCGCTAACGCGTGCTGTGGGGTGCGGACAGCTGCCGTGTGGCTCTTCTGGATGAAAGGAATGTCGAAACTCTCCTCCTGGCTGGAATTGTGAAGGTATTTTCCAATGTGAGACCACAGTTTCCCACCTACAGGTTTaaagaaacaacattaaagaaaaaatatgaaGAAACACACCAACATTAAAAAGCAACATCGGATTGAATTGTTTAGGCAATACACCTTTATTATAGCACATTAGCATTGATGTAAATACATAGAATTTACCAGGTCATTACCACAAAGGTCAACTAAAACCCTTTATGAGTGGGAGTACTTATCTAGTTCTCCAATTTAGGGGGCTCATCAAGCAGCTTCTATTGTCTTTTGGGTGACAGATAACTCACTTTTTTTTGTCCATAAAAACTTACCCCAATGACAAAAATTAGTTTTACGCCAATTTATCTGAATGaggtttatgtgtgttttatgcTCGCGGTGCCATTTTAGCGTTATGGCTTCCCTCTGTCTTAGAGACGCACGCGCAGCTGCAACAGCAGCGATTGGAAGTCGGCATCTGTTGTGCGTGATGAGAATGGATCGGGAGGTAAAAACGGTGATAATGATGGCGGGGCAGCTCGGTGGCTCAGGAAGTAAAATCGTCCACATTATTTTGCGTAATGTCACTCGGGTCACTGCCTCCCTCCACCTGTCTATCCTGATACTGTAGAAGTACCTGACAGATGCACAAGGAACCAGAAGTACCCACAGAGACCCTAAAACGTTGGCAGCGGTTTGATAAGACCATTATGTATCGGTAGTAAGTatggcttttttattttgctaattAGATTATGCTGATCAGTCTAATATCACCAATACTGTCCCCTAATGTCACAGCATGCCTCACTAACACACAACCTTAGACATATCCTAGAACGAGCGGTATGAAAGAAGGCCCAGGTGTTAGCATTGCTAATGAAGCGCGGCACCACCTGGTATTCAGAATAATGGCCTGTGACACACACCCGTCTCAATCAAACATCTGTCCAAGACAAGGGCAGagggaggtggaagaggagagggaggaggaccaggcaaAGGAGAGCAGAAAAAAACCAGATCAGGGGACACCGATGCCACAAGCATGAGGTGTTTACCTTCAGCATATTGTAGCAGAAGGAAAACCGCGTCGTCAGAGACGATGAACTTCCTCAGCTGCACCATGTGGGGCACAGAGTGAGGCATGATCGTCCTCTTAACCCGCCCACAGTCACTGCTCTTCCTCAGGCCCTGCAACAGAGCAGATACATGGTGAGTAATTAAGGTAAGCTCGACAAAGACACGGAGAAATAAAAGGGAAATATTAGTAAAACAAATCAGTCAAACTGCGAGGACACGACGACGTGCAAACGTGTCCACTTTCCCTTTCATTATGGAGTCAGGCCAAGGAGAAACCTCCCATTAAAGAGATGTCAGATATGCCCCGCGGCAATCTGAAGTCACCGGATTCATCAAGCCACATACAGCGCACAACTTTAACAGGCCCATGCAGATCTATCAGGGCTACGCTCAAAGTTCACATTGTccatgactgtgtgtgtgtgtgagagtgtgtgtgcgtgtgtgtgcacgcgcgtgcgtgtgttagTCATCTGTGTCCTCTCTGTGTGTTGGCATCTGGCACACGTCTCACACCTGAGAGCGGAGGAGCTGACGGGGACAGACCCATTAGAATCAATTACAGCGGTCACGAATGCGGACTAGTGACACACTTAGGACAACAAGGATGcagagggaacacacacacacacacacacagagtaacaaACACAACCTACTTTGAGGATGAATGTCTCTTGTGTCATCTTGTCCATGACCAAAAGCACCTGCAATAAAACATCACTATTAAACTGAGGTAGAATCAGTTTGGATGTCAACACCCAAAATGGGATTTAGATGATATTATAgcgtaaaaaaacaaaaataaatgctgattGGGACTGGAAAATACTTCTGCAGCTCTCAAATATTATCTCAAATATTAAATTGCGATGGTCATGTGGCAACTGGATATTCaaattgctgttttctttttactgtgCTGCT of the Takifugu flavidus isolate HTHZ2018 chromosome 19, ASM371156v2, whole genome shotgun sequence genome contains:
- the rps6kc1 gene encoding LOW QUALITY PROTEIN: ribosomal protein S6 kinase delta-1 (The sequence of the model RefSeq protein was modified relative to this genomic sequence to represent the inferred CDS: inserted 1 base in 1 codon), whose product is MISQREKGDLARFYTVTDPKRHQKGYTVYKVTARIISRKNPEDVQEITVWKRYSDFRKLHQNLWQLHKTLCSQSELFPPFARAKVFGRFDDSVIEERRQCSEDLLQFSANVPALYNSQHIREFFKGGEIHDGSELIGPAEPLADFLADSLSDGSSDVQRDHSAAEDLTITSEYGGPSSDSDLTSQALETDSLADLDDGMASGRTSPYYPQGGATKVSSSNSPRLPSLHDHRTPSPVPVSSTLNPEVKPGRLLLFSGSLKKVSSGASKDVKSDYLDRASELISLAVQKENEQDFHAAFSCYRNGVDQLLRGVQGEPSPTRREAVKKKTAEYLMRAEQIASQHLRSNMGQGSTQTVALGVQCCTSTSRGXYQGPSEELRAYRVLGIIDKVLLVMDKMTQETFILKGLRKSSDCGRVKRTIMPHSVPHMVQLRKFIVSDDAVFLLLQYAEGGKLWSHIGKYLHNSSQEESFDIPFIQKSHTAAVRTPQHALAHLDVDSVSSGSGPGPCSDSVPELQKQEQSAVTSLQKTALLPQLNEELDSGAVSEEECPNSYLALCNEYGQEKVNADVLEEQDEKSEQEMLSLDVPTGTATTSSRSRSLLSNDSLSSPISSQELGFFTELSKSSHEQYCDDGQDHTEVFSPLPSPAKPLTLDQSKHTPMEFFRIDSKDSASEATCLDFGEQHLSQKSVPTFSTSDLGSDVTEGPPELAQEVEVHSGELWGLDCSDKGSNDSVPVISFKEAAVEDEGHPPDLLVNLPVPSGALHPPHEELETPGVTLGLEATASPQRFIQPDVLQLLIHPEEEQELPSLHTASATCGTSAASSSPISSMLDDCSVALKDEETYKPIISVAACQDIDLPVTDSLNEHHEDSTNENTGLVSHPCGYSTSFSPSTSGTEAHAAVKSSSALDDESSKVICGPGGSEFDKEVSRLFAKLDELSLAASQARIPEELVRCWAAEMVTALDSLHQEGIICRDLNPNNILLDHQGHVQLTYFCSWVDVAESCDREAISNMYCAPEVGGISEETAACDWWSLGAILFELLTGTSLLRCHPAGIGRHTTLNVPELVSEEARSLLEQLLQYNPVERLGAGVAGVDDIKSHPFFVNMDWPSRR